A section of the Leptotrichia buccalis C-1013-b genome encodes:
- a CDS encoding autotransporter-associated N-terminal domain-containing protein, with protein MSNNLRQIAKDLRSFVKRCKDVHYSDSLLITFLVTGLLTTFAPSIIRADVAEDQQEVSAQAYDTITDLRQSFLRAKKENQKALRGANAELAQLLKEGDQVVKSPWASFQFGTGYTNNDWGTSYKGRGGKKLEYYSRTNDLTKYVFDASKHQYGATNLNLPRNQEPNTLAITPANIHEPYKPYDVTKLDAIALPTAPTFEPNMPAPNGVTPYDFTYYGTTASRSASTAVSEDVIANNAVRFNNLNSGYATYTSNTNETLSSSAVTANTNANTPSNGGTFDIGTTNKRLYDSGWWWSSNHGTEFASVTSINDGNFNIYDRHTSSASWVAGTFNTDSNYSGVVVNGGGPYSGYDDGAYGAAPTRTYTGNSQSDLEANARFHARVAYAAAHPEVHWNTITTLSDAALGLTFGYTHPDPAPLDPTRQAYAAKLNGTEISWQSRDTGVVTYSPTAWTTGHQYNHKADSSIKIADGNVSLYKNNFTIVDGNSRKRTGLHVATGGTARLTGLNVFSISGKNNNGTLVDGGTLNTSGTNTYKITSGSENNGIEIASGTVKMRDTTNFDISGTKNNNGILLTTGDLDTEGVNMTLTGTEHIGFNNQGGTSAKIKGGTLKIASGTTKSNLIYANADTETKEITFQVGTTANGNNNGVYVNGSAKLTDKGSNYTVNGSENNGIYSKTSGDIKVTDPTFTIGGDKNNGIYGTSTGNANITVERAALGASNDFTVTGTNNNGIITNGTGNLKVNRIRFDVSGIANNGDPGAQNNAIYIKGAAPTEIVGSAFTISGRDNNAVLAKGAAALDIKGETSFDISGNENNGVYIDGTASTTAYTDYNSSFTVTGTNSNAVYAKKGAVELKGTSMDIQGSNNNGLIVFKQSDVTPVKIGNNGSRRASFTVSGDGNNNGIYATNGSTIDSIDGANFTVSGNGIGLLVGDSTGKAKVTTIKNATFNVDNTEAVSDGTGTGIYLYQSEDTVLGDNARIDGNGNDILITLRNRDHNNKITLGGGPGTNRTLLNATGDNNVGINIQEGRTNQTTTAEILTDSQKGWNLHFEGKNNTGIKNNYFANTLTIKNELPNNSSPSSLYDSGVMSIYGDDGIMFANLGYVQAGTLRLDGISMQGKRSIGAAFLNNQYREIGTPPLNNELGNSGIFNGTGVALQGSIGANSGPHLDSSNSVAIFANTGQRKEFRETAVGHGSGSSAAISDLTVTGLNVGLNQFANNSVLLWSERGTKIKVTNTLGTAGTYTSSGGNGHVSDGVMIEGGKTVHGYNTNDDVVSTGSVIAYATGFLDAGKHGYSNLPSISYLPSEVEFGTGVNVDMVAKKGTALLANHGAKITAKGVRAGGIESILAYADGKHTTINNGIVDYTPSQIEIDGHVIAADNNLLGKNNVAGVLDAGKVKAVDLPNTYNNIAAYATGGGTVTIKGAKVSDTVLEKASGTLDPAAAPATKESLVFGMAAYATGEGSVVKYDNSATSVVTGVYGGVYATDKGQVEFAGDMINQNNYGTTITTKTTADGSVTAMGANAERRNGRGTSSDVKDNKGNTTTNDHKNVTPFYVKRTREGDTTIDDSGIVFTSKKTNIDMYDGILLTGNQYNVNNYTAGNTYNTIRDYYKDATKPAGLEGDKWTMAKYRGMSNVTASILSDHYAVELGVINQADGLKWDDDGNTNDPASPVRTNYLGSIGENFAGEMNIVNKDLSHNATNASNTKVGNRFNSTLLNSTLEIGSTEVDLEDADKTDVSTVGSSVNDPFNDIKMEGTLVTIKSGTTVKGDVADGYRAGQGLNMANRLNRWESPTSVTSRWIKNGNDKSGYVNKGKIDVYGGSKTAPITGMNVAFGTAQNIGSATDGEIKIDHGYGIYATDASLIKNTGKIEVTGKYAPTNISTLRSNRNFSAEPAPSGNNYGIAGISDTEIINYNVNDDWSQTINALDIEQSGANAETKVEGDLAVGIYGENRNNALASNIKIKYDNSSRTNAGIDVSNPNVTLSTARGVGIALVNGSSTTYADGALNAGGEITLKGFGGNIGQFGAAHNDILTGKNGVGVYAESAEIKVDSAKFAVETKDNGIGLWAMDDTVIARGADHDKIFNYNYYGAKDKNGFAMAFGGRNTNATTAANYMDILFSNTADATNVNLKNEDATGRTGTNKGIVGLLVNTNDAADKVTNYGKIEEDTSSKTNLKAYGALVNKGTFINHGDITLNASLMNDKNSTITTADMKKVNVGILANDHSERARDNSYIENYANITIGQDADSKHNVGSWAIYGYNIKTGAKLDGTEVVYKINRNSNGIYSGDGNVDIQKGTVLKVGNDTVLGHVRPTQVVNGITMPSRQPDTTGTGYADPDDLLSGLDNPRERDSAVGVYINNNRGLSDEARTINVAADMDIDRFSHGIVLAEKDGGAVTTVNMGTSAATAPRIKLAYSTANNPGGQVHSTKPYEPEIFSEEVNEQGNAVYYYSADTNSKAKSYANVTMDGDYNTAYFTKGSVTNYGNIDLRSQYDLELRNNDPDHIPVGYGSVGIISENTTDPSINEGKIITGLSDTQNMMYSVGMGAGRNFYRIDPSTRERVYDRTEGQGYVVNNGEIVVQEENGIGMLATGRGSRAINNGTIRLVGKNGVGMYIDREAIGENHGTITGDAENLKGVVAINGGYIKNYGTIKVEGTGSYGIVTDSSKFTLDANGNPIAYHTDTSSAEYRNGTTAGQANGHGGTDLYGGTETSIEEGTTGNPKTTGVGTTITRPNIVPLTSVTIDGVEQPIFNFNNDADVVGKQAENILVTSSIQTVATGATELQIPIWLRAKDEYGNPAWPRYNSPQMSEVTRIGMYVDTSGVRYTNPIDGIEKLTNLGKVNLYFGPEITEYTNSKAIRIANNKKEVAPGQYVVEENNILKPFNDALRRLPGGATINPLSSSLTWQVSANIDDNNQITELVMSKVPYHSFAFDGDKRLINFTNNLDNIYEIARPGSEEKMIFNKLNSIGNGEGHILAQAFDQMRGHIYGGIQQRTNATSNLLTDELAQLRSENNASKDSNKIKAFGRREEYKTDTAGLPDWHSNAGGFVYLHEDETVKLGDRSGWYAGVVNNYFTFKDLARSYENQAMLKTGIFKQTPLDEDGTFTFTIGGDAFFGKTNTKRRFWVVDKEFRAKSDYYTYGADINAKLEKEFRLTEGFSIVPNVGLDLQYGRFSTVNEDGDMALKIKSDDYYSVKPRAGVDFRYSQPVFKKSNFVASVGLAYETELGRLNDVDNEAKIKGAWTDYYSIKGDKEDRKGNFKSDLKLGLDNGRLGFTVNTGYDTKGHNFRAGLGLRALF; from the coding sequence ATGAGTAATAACTTACGACAGATCGCTAAAGACTTACGATCGTTTGTAAAAAGATGTAAAGATGTACACTATTCTGACAGCCTATTGATTACATTCCTTGTAACAGGTCTTTTGACAACATTCGCACCTTCAATTATACGTGCTGATGTTGCTGAGGATCAACAGGAGGTATCAGCTCAGGCGTATGATACGATAACAGACCTTAGACAGTCATTCCTACGTGCTAAGAAAGAAAATCAAAAAGCCCTTAGAGGAGCAAATGCTGAATTAGCACAATTATTAAAAGAAGGAGACCAAGTTGTAAAAAGTCCATGGGCTTCATTCCAATTTGGAACTGGATATACAAATAACGACTGGGGAACAAGTTATAAAGGTCGTGGTGGTAAAAAATTAGAATACTATTCTAGAACAAACGATCTAACTAAATATGTATTCGATGCAAGTAAACATCAATATGGGGCAACTAACTTGAATTTACCAAGAAATCAAGAGCCTAATACATTGGCAATTACTCCTGCTAATATTCATGAACCATACAAACCTTATGATGTTACTAAGTTAGATGCAATAGCATTGCCTACAGCACCAACATTTGAACCAAATATGCCAGCACCTAATGGTGTTACACCTTATGACTTTACTTACTATGGTACAACTGCAAGCAGAAGTGCAAGTACAGCAGTTAGTGAAGATGTAATAGCAAATAATGCTGTTAGATTTAACAACTTAAATTCAGGCTATGCAACTTATACAAGTAATACTAATGAAACTCTATCAAGTAGCGCCGTTACAGCAAATACTAATGCTAATACACCATCTAATGGTGGAACATTCGATATTGGTACTACAAATAAGCGTCTTTATGATTCTGGTTGGTGGTGGAGCAGCAATCATGGTACAGAGTTCGCAAGTGTAACTTCAATTAATGATGGAAACTTCAACATTTATGATCGTCATACAAGCAGTGCTAGTTGGGTTGCAGGAACTTTCAATACTGACAGTAACTATTCTGGAGTTGTTGTAAATGGAGGTGGCCCTTATTCAGGATATGATGATGGAGCTTATGGTGCTGCACCTACTAGAACTTACACTGGAAATAGTCAATCAGATTTAGAAGCAAATGCTCGATTTCATGCGCGAGTAGCATATGCAGCTGCACATCCTGAAGTACATTGGAATACAATAACGACTCTTTCAGATGCTGCTCTTGGTTTAACTTTTGGTTATACGCATCCTGACCCAGCACCACTTGATCCCACTCGTCAAGCTTATGCTGCAAAATTAAATGGTACAGAAATTTCATGGCAATCACGTGATACTGGTGTAGTAACATATTCTCCAACAGCGTGGACTACTGGACATCAATATAATCACAAAGCTGATTCATCAATTAAAATAGCAGATGGAAATGTGTCATTGTACAAGAATAACTTTACTATTGTTGACGGAAACTCAAGAAAACGTACAGGACTTCATGTAGCAACTGGTGGAACAGCGAGATTGACAGGATTAAATGTATTTAGTATTAGTGGTAAAAATAATAATGGTACATTGGTTGATGGTGGAACGTTAAACACAAGTGGAACTAACACATATAAGATTACTTCAGGAAGTGAGAATAACGGTATAGAGATTGCTAGTGGAACAGTAAAAATGAGAGATACTACTAATTTTGATATTAGTGGAACTAAAAATAATAATGGAATATTGTTGACTACTGGTGATTTAGACACTGAAGGTGTAAATATGACTCTTACTGGAACTGAACACATCGGTTTCAATAACCAAGGTGGTACTTCTGCTAAGATAAAAGGCGGTACTTTAAAAATTGCTAGTGGAACTACAAAAAGTAATCTTATTTATGCAAATGCAGACACAGAAACTAAAGAGATAACTTTTCAAGTTGGAACTACAGCTAACGGAAACAATAATGGTGTATATGTAAATGGTAGTGCCAAACTTACTGACAAAGGTTCTAATTATACTGTAAATGGTAGTGAAAATAATGGTATCTATAGTAAAACTAGTGGAGATATAAAAGTTACTGACCCTACATTTACTATAGGTGGAGATAAGAATAATGGTATATATGGAACAAGTACTGGTAATGCTAATATAACAGTTGAAAGAGCGGCACTAGGAGCTTCAAATGATTTTACAGTAACTGGAACTAATAATAATGGTATTATAACAAATGGTACTGGTAATTTGAAAGTTAATAGAATTAGATTTGATGTTAGCGGAATAGCTAATAATGGTGACCCTGGTGCTCAAAATAATGCCATTTATATAAAAGGTGCTGCTCCAACAGAAATTGTCGGTTCGGCATTTACAATAAGCGGTAGAGATAATAATGCAGTCTTAGCAAAAGGTGCTGCAGCACTAGATATTAAAGGTGAAACTTCGTTTGATATTTCTGGTAATGAAAATAATGGAGTGTACATAGACGGTACTGCTTCAACAACAGCTTACACAGATTATAATTCAAGTTTCACAGTAACTGGAACAAATTCCAATGCTGTTTACGCTAAAAAAGGTGCTGTGGAATTAAAAGGTACTTCTATGGACATCCAAGGATCTAATAATAATGGATTAATTGTATTTAAACAATCAGATGTAACACCTGTAAAAATAGGAAATAATGGTTCTCGAAGAGCTTCATTTACAGTATCTGGTGATGGTAATAATAATGGTATATATGCTACAAATGGTTCTACAATTGATTCGATAGACGGAGCGAACTTTACAGTTAGCGGTAATGGTATCGGATTGTTGGTAGGGGATTCTACTGGTAAGGCTAAAGTAACAACAATCAAAAATGCTACTTTTAATGTAGATAATACAGAAGCTGTAAGTGATGGTACTGGTACTGGTATTTATCTATATCAATCAGAAGATACAGTACTTGGAGATAATGCTAGAATTGATGGTAATGGTAATGATATTTTAATTACTTTAAGAAACCGTGATCATAATAATAAGATAACTCTAGGAGGAGGTCCTGGAACTAACCGTACATTACTTAATGCAACTGGAGACAATAATGTTGGTATAAATATTCAGGAAGGAAGAACAAACCAAACTACTACAGCTGAAATTCTTACAGATAGTCAAAAAGGATGGAACTTGCATTTTGAAGGTAAAAATAATACTGGTATTAAAAACAACTATTTCGCAAATACACTGACAATTAAAAATGAACTTCCAAATAACTCATCTCCATCATCATTGTATGATAGCGGGGTTATGTCTATTTACGGAGATGACGGTATTATGTTTGCCAACCTTGGGTATGTACAAGCTGGAACATTAAGGTTAGATGGTATTAGTATGCAAGGTAAACGTAGTATTGGTGCTGCTTTCTTAAATAATCAATACCGTGAAATTGGAACGCCACCTCTTAACAATGAACTTGGAAATAGTGGTATCTTTAATGGTACTGGTGTAGCTCTTCAAGGTTCAATTGGTGCTAACTCAGGTCCTCACTTAGATTCATCAAACAGTGTAGCAATATTTGCAAACACTGGACAAAGAAAAGAATTCCGTGAAACAGCAGTTGGACATGGAAGTGGTTCATCTGCAGCAATATCAGATCTTACTGTTACAGGACTTAACGTTGGGTTAAACCAATTTGCAAATAACAGCGTGCTTTTATGGTCTGAAAGAGGAACTAAGATAAAAGTGACTAATACTCTTGGTACTGCAGGAACATATACATCAAGTGGAGGAAATGGACATGTTTCAGATGGTGTTATGATTGAAGGTGGAAAAACAGTACATGGATATAATACTAATGATGACGTAGTTTCTACAGGATCAGTAATTGCTTATGCAACTGGATTCCTTGATGCTGGTAAACACGGATATAGCAATCTTCCTTCAATTTCTTATCTTCCATCAGAAGTAGAATTTGGTACAGGCGTAAATGTTGACATGGTTGCTAAAAAAGGGACAGCTTTACTTGCAAACCATGGAGCCAAAATTACAGCTAAAGGGGTAAGAGCAGGGGGTATCGAATCTATCCTTGCCTATGCTGACGGAAAACACACTACAATTAATAATGGTATTGTAGATTATACACCTTCACAAATTGAAATTGATGGACACGTAATCGCAGCAGACAACAACTTACTAGGTAAAAACAACGTTGCAGGAGTTCTTGATGCAGGTAAAGTTAAAGCAGTAGATTTACCTAATACATACAACAATATTGCCGCTTATGCAACTGGTGGAGGAACAGTAACTATTAAAGGTGCTAAGGTATCAGACACTGTTCTAGAAAAAGCAAGTGGAACTTTAGATCCGGCAGCTGCTCCAGCTACTAAAGAATCATTAGTATTTGGTATGGCAGCATATGCAACAGGAGAAGGTTCAGTAGTTAAATATGATAATTCCGCAACTTCAGTAGTTACAGGTGTTTATGGTGGAGTTTATGCAACTGATAAAGGACAAGTTGAGTTTGCAGGAGATATGATAAACCAAAATAACTATGGTACAACTATTACTACTAAAACTACAGCTGATGGTTCTGTAACAGCAATGGGAGCTAATGCAGAAAGAAGAAATGGTAGAGGAACATCATCAGATGTAAAAGATAACAAAGGAAATACAACTACAAATGATCATAAAAATGTTACTCCATTTTATGTAAAACGTACAAGAGAAGGAGATACAACTATTGATGATTCAGGAATTGTATTTACATCGAAAAAAACTAATATTGATATGTATGATGGTATTTTACTTACAGGAAATCAATATAATGTAAACAACTATACTGCTGGAAATACTTATAATACTATAAGAGATTATTATAAAGATGCTACTAAACCAGCTGGTCTTGAAGGTGACAAATGGACTATGGCTAAATATCGTGGAATGTCAAATGTAACAGCCTCTATATTGTCAGACCATTATGCAGTTGAGTTAGGTGTAATTAATCAAGCAGATGGATTGAAATGGGATGATGACGGTAACACTAATGATCCTGCATCTCCTGTAAGAACTAACTATTTAGGTAGTATAGGTGAAAATTTTGCTGGAGAAATGAATATTGTAAATAAAGATTTATCACATAATGCTACAAATGCTTCTAATACAAAAGTTGGAAATAGATTTAACAGTACATTGCTTAACAGTACATTGGAAATCGGTTCTACTGAAGTAGATCTTGAAGATGCTGATAAAACTGACGTTTCTACAGTAGGTTCATCAGTAAATGATCCATTTAATGATATCAAGATGGAAGGAACACTTGTAACTATTAAGTCTGGTACAACAGTAAAAGGAGATGTGGCTGATGGATATAGAGCTGGTCAAGGTCTTAATATGGCTAATAGATTGAATCGTTGGGAAAGTCCTACTTCTGTAACTTCTAGATGGATTAAAAATGGAAATGATAAGTCAGGATATGTAAATAAAGGTAAAATTGATGTATATGGTGGTTCTAAAACAGCTCCTATTACAGGTATGAACGTTGCATTCGGAACTGCTCAAAATATTGGTTCAGCTACAGACGGAGAAATTAAGATAGATCATGGATACGGAATCTATGCAACTGATGCAAGTCTTATTAAGAATACTGGTAAGATTGAAGTAACTGGTAAATATGCTCCAACTAATATCTCTACATTACGTTCAAATAGAAACTTTAGTGCTGAACCTGCTCCAAGCGGAAATAACTATGGTATTGCAGGAATTTCAGATACGGAAATAATAAATTACAATGTAAATGATGACTGGTCACAAACTATCAACGCTTTAGATATTGAACAAAGTGGAGCTAATGCTGAAACTAAAGTTGAAGGAGACTTAGCAGTTGGTATCTATGGTGAAAATAGAAATAATGCGTTAGCTTCTAATATTAAGATTAAATACGATAATTCGTCTCGTACAAATGCAGGTATAGATGTTTCAAATCCTAATGTTACATTATCTACAGCACGTGGTGTAGGTATTGCTCTTGTAAATGGAAGCAGTACAACTTATGCTGATGGAGCATTAAATGCAGGTGGAGAAATTACATTAAAAGGATTTGGCGGTAATATAGGACAATTTGGTGCAGCTCATAATGATATCCTTACTGGTAAAAATGGTGTAGGTGTTTATGCAGAAAGTGCTGAAATTAAAGTTGATTCTGCTAAGTTCGCTGTTGAAACTAAGGATAATGGAATTGGACTATGGGCAATGGACGATACTGTTATTGCACGTGGTGCAGATCATGACAAGATATTCAACTACAACTACTATGGAGCTAAGGATAAAAATGGATTTGCAATGGCATTTGGTGGAAGAAATACTAATGCTACAACAGCTGCAAACTACATGGATATCTTATTCTCAAATACAGCTGATGCAACAAATGTAAATCTTAAAAATGAAGATGCTACTGGTAGAACAGGAACAAATAAAGGTATTGTAGGACTTCTTGTAAATACTAACGATGCAGCTGATAAAGTAACAAACTATGGTAAGATTGAAGAAGATACATCTTCAAAAACTAACCTTAAAGCATATGGTGCTCTTGTAAATAAAGGAACATTTATCAATCATGGAGATATTACACTTAATGCTTCATTAATGAATGATAAGAACAGTACTATAACAACTGCTGACATGAAGAAAGTAAATGTTGGAATTCTTGCAAATGATCACTCTGAAAGAGCAAGAGATAATTCATATATTGAAAACTATGCTAACATTACAATTGGACAAGATGCAGATAGTAAACATAACGTAGGAAGCTGGGCTATCTATGGATATAACATAAAAACTGGTGCAAAACTTGATGGAACTGAAGTTGTATACAAAATTAATAGAAACAGCAACGGTATCTACTCTGGAGATGGAAACGTTGATATTCAAAAAGGAACAGTACTTAAAGTCGGAAATGACACAGTTTTAGGACATGTTAGACCTACACAAGTGGTTAATGGAATTACAATGCCATCTAGACAACCAGATACTACAGGAACAGGCTATGCTGACCCTGATGACTTATTATCAGGTTTAGATAATCCAAGAGAAAGAGATTCTGCAGTTGGGGTTTATATTAATAACAACAGAGGATTGTCGGATGAAGCAAGAACTATTAATGTAGCTGCTGATATGGATATTGATAGATTCTCACATGGAATTGTGCTTGCTGAAAAAGATGGTGGAGCAGTAACAACTGTAAATATGGGAACTTCAGCTGCAACTGCACCAAGAATTAAACTTGCATATTCAACAGCTAATAATCCAGGTGGACAAGTTCATTCAACTAAACCGTATGAACCAGAAATCTTCTCTGAAGAAGTTAATGAACAAGGAAATGCAGTTTACTACTACTCAGCTGATACTAACTCAAAAGCTAAATCATATGCAAATGTAACAATGGACGGAGATTACAATACAGCTTACTTCACAAAAGGTAGTGTTACTAACTATGGAAATATCGATCTAAGATCTCAATATGATCTTGAACTTCGTAATAATGATCCTGACCATATACCAGTTGGATATGGAAGTGTAGGTATTATCTCAGAAAATACTACTGATCCTTCAATCAATGAAGGAAAAATTATAACAGGATTATCTGATACTCAAAATATGATGTATTCAGTAGGAATGGGAGCAGGACGTAACTTCTACAGAATAGATCCTAGTACTAGAGAAAGAGTTTATGATAGAACTGAAGGACAAGGATACGTTGTTAATAACGGAGAAATTGTTGTACAAGAAGAAAACGGAATCGGTATGTTAGCAACTGGTAGAGGTTCGAGAGCTATCAATAACGGAACAATCAGATTAGTAGGTAAGAATGGTGTTGGTATGTACATCGATAGAGAAGCTATCGGGGAAAACCATGGAACAATTACAGGAGATGCTGAAAATCTTAAAGGGGTAGTTGCAATTAATGGTGGATACATTAAGAACTACGGAACTATTAAGGTAGAAGGTACAGGATCATACGGAATTGTAACAGACAGCTCTAAATTTACTTTAGATGCTAATGGAAATCCTATAGCTTATCATACTGATACAAGTTCAGCTGAATACAGAAATGGAACAACAGCTGGACAAGCTAATGGACATGGTGGAACAGATCTTTACGGTGGTACAGAAACTTCAATTGAAGAAGGAACAACTGGAAATCCTAAGACAACTGGAGTTGGAACAACTATTACAAGACCTAACATTGTACCATTAACTTCAGTAACAATTGATGGAGTTGAACAACCAATCTTTAACTTCAACAACGATGCTGATGTAGTTGGAAAACAAGCTGAAAATATTCTAGTAACAAGCAGTATTCAAACTGTTGCAACTGGTGCAACTGAATTACAAATTCCAATTTGGTTACGTGCTAAAGACGAATATGGAAATCCTGCTTGGCCAAGATATAACAGTCCACAAATGTCTGAAGTTACACGTATAGGAATGTATGTAGATACATCAGGAGTTAGATACACTAATCCTATTGATGGAATTGAAAAATTAACTAACTTAGGAAAAGTTAACTTATACTTCGGACCTGAAATTACAGAATACACAAATTCTAAAGCAATTAGAATAGCAAACAATAAAAAAGAAGTTGCACCTGGTCAATATGTAGTTGAAGAAAATAATATTCTTAAACCATTTAACGATGCTTTAAGAAGATTGCCAGGAGGAGCAACAATTAATCCATTATCTTCAAGCTTGACTTGGCAAGTTTCAGCAAACATTGATGATAATAACCAAATCACTGAACTTGTAATGAGTAAAGTACCTTACCACTCATTCGCATTTGATGGTGATAAACGATTAATTAACTTCACAAACAACTTGGATAACATTTATGAAATCGCAAGACCTGGAAGTGAAGAAAAGATGATCTTCAACAAACTTAATAGCATAGGAAATGGAGAAGGACATATATTAGCTCAAGCATTCGATCAAATGAGAGGACACATTTATGGTGGAATCCAACAAAGAACAAATGCTACATCTAACCTTCTTACAGATGAATTAGCTCAATTAAGAAGTGAAAATAATGCTTCTAAAGATTCTAACAAGATTAAAGCATTCGGAAGAAGAGAAGAATACAAGACTGATACAGCAGGATTACCTGACTGGCATAGTAATGCAGGAGGATTTGTATATCTTCACGAAGACGAAACTGTTAAACTTGGTGACCGTTCTGGATGGTATGCTGGTGTTGTAAATAACTACTTCACATTCAAAGACTTAGCAAGATCATATGAAAATCAAGCTATGTTGAAAACAGGAATATTCAAACAAACACCATTAGATGAAGATGGAACATTCACATTCACAATCGGTGGAGACGCATTCTTTGGTAAAACTAATACTAAACGTAGATTCTGGGTAGTTGACAAAGAGTTCAGAGCTAAATCTGATTACTACACTTATGGTGCAGATATTAATGCCAAACTTGAAAAAGAATTCAGACTTACAGAAGGATTCAGCATTGTTCCTAACGTAGGATTAGATCTTCAATACGGAAGATTCTCTACTGTAAATGAAGATGGAGATATGGCATTGAAGATTAAGAGCGATGACTACTATTCTGTTAAACCAAGAGCTGGTGTTGACTTCAGATATTCACAACCAGTATTCAAGAAATCTAACTTCGTAGCTAGCGTAGGATTAGCTTATGAAACTGAATTAGGAAGATTGAATGATGTTGATAATGAAGCTAAGATTAAAGGTGCTTGGACAGATTATTACTCAATCAAAGGTGATAAGGAAGACAGAAAAGGAAACTTCAAATCAGATCTTAAATTAGGATTAGATAATGGAAGATTAGGATTCACAGTAAACACAGGATACGATACAAAAGGACATAACTTCAGAGCAGGTTTAGGATTAAGAGCATTATTCTAA
- a CDS encoding phospholipase D-like domain-containing protein has protein sequence MNKKIIFSFIFLLGVFSCTPLSKGLSMKSEVYNADNVEFYYDLTYKKDGETQYERQIWDQAYDILDKAQDFFLMDIFVFNDYVGKGVKEKLQPLPIAEEFAQKILEKREKDPNVEIYLILDESNTFYGAFDNKTHKKLEQAGVKIGYVDLTKLRDPMLIYSTPWRLFIQPFGNPKNRGKLKNPIYEGTDKITIRSLLRALNAKANHRKLIMNENTAMLTSANPHAEGSKHSNVAFKFSSPIIKEIYEAEKPVAQITKKDGSLKKKLPNKDFSKIPVSKNEKIKLQYFTNDVTVKDISQELKNAQFGEKVIIAQFFLSDRGIINDIRKAARRGVKFEIILNNSTAGFPNKAAAGELMKYARKHNYDINVKFYNKGEEMYHVKMLSILKKDYLITYGGSTNFTRRNMRNFNLENELKIISAYDQKISKDILDYYDRLWTNRDGEFTLPYDEHKNEKLMNDLLFRFMEINGFGIF, from the coding sequence GTGAATAAAAAAATTATTTTTTCATTTATATTTTTATTGGGAGTTTTTTCATGTACCCCGCTTTCAAAAGGGCTTTCAATGAAAAGTGAAGTTTATAATGCTGACAATGTAGAGTTTTACTATGATTTGACTTATAAGAAGGATGGGGAGACACAGTATGAGAGGCAGATTTGGGATCAGGCTTATGATATTTTAGATAAAGCACAAGATTTTTTTCTAATGGATATTTTTGTGTTTAATGATTATGTTGGAAAAGGTGTCAAAGAGAAGTTGCAGCCGTTACCAATTGCAGAAGAATTTGCTCAAAAAATATTGGAAAAAAGGGAAAAAGATCCGAATGTGGAAATTTATTTGATACTTGATGAAAGTAATACTTTTTATGGAGCATTTGATAATAAGACGCATAAAAAATTAGAACAGGCTGGTGTAAAAATTGGATACGTAGATTTGACAAAATTAAGGGATCCAATGCTTATTTATTCGACACCATGGCGTCTTTTCATACAACCTTTCGGAAATCCAAAAAATCGTGGAAAACTTAAAAACCCCATTTACGAAGGAACTGATAAAATAACAATCCGTAGTCTTTTAAGGGCATTAAATGCAAAAGCAAACCACAGAAAATTAATTATGAATGAAAATACCGCAATGCTGACCTCGGCAAATCCACATGCGGAAGGTTCAAAACATTCAAATGTAGCATTTAAATTCTCGTCACCAATAATAAAAGAAATTTATGAAGCCGAAAAACCTGTTGCCCAGATTACTAAAAAAGACGGAAGTTTAAAGAAAAAATTGCCAAATAAGGATTTCAGTAAAATTCCAGTTTCTAAAAATGAGAAGATAAAACTCCAATATTTCACTAATGATGTAACAGTAAAAGATATTTCACAAGAGTTAAAAAATGCACAATTTGGTGAAAAAGTAATAATTGCTCAATTTTTCTTATCTGACAGAGGAATAATCAACGATATTAGAAAAGCCGCAAGACGTGGAGTAAAATTTGAAATAATCCTAAATAATTCAACTGCAGGATTTCCTAACAAAGCTGCCGCTGGAGAACTTATGAAATATGCAAGAAAGCACAATTATGATATAAACGTCAAATTTTATAATAAAGGAGAAGAAATGTATCACGTGAAAATGCTTTCTATTTTGAAAAAAGACTATTTGATAACTTATGGAGGCTCAACAAATTTTACGAGAAGAAATATGCGAAACTTTAATCTGGAAAATGAACTGAAAATTATATCAGCTTATGACCAAAAAATTTCAAAAGATATTTTGGATTATTATGACAGATTATGGACAAATAGAGACGGAGAGTTCACACTTCCTTATGATGAGCATAAAAATGAAAAATTGATGAATGATTTATTGTTTAGATTTATGGAAATAAATGGTTTTGGAATATTTTAA